A window of the Nitrospirae bacterium YQR-1 genome harbors these coding sequences:
- a CDS encoding SpoIIE family protein phosphatase — protein sequence MESDLLPNDNNQTDDLDDLFAEDTEGQSAAAGSEDKWKVIIVDDEPGVHDATILSLMDIVFDNKKINFLQAYSGTEAKTLIENNPDSCIMLLDVVMETDDAGLQVVKHIRNVLKNNLLRIILRTGQPGQAPEEEVIMQYEINDYKSKSELTKQKLFTTLISALRDYRNLVTIDGAKRGLEQIIAAFPTLFEVQSMDDFISGILTQLSSLLRLEENSMFLDSSFIAYNSSKTITIVKGTGIFRDDSGKPAKDVLAAGEFEMLLRAETQQKNIFAKNTCVVYFRNKTNLYNMIYINSHRELNEIDKNMVEIFCNNISMAFENIEKQKIRESMKLARDIQLGMLPVNFSDIMEHGIDLYASMQPAREVGGDLYDFFFINDTKLCFIIGDVTDKGVPAAFFMAVTKTLLRAVAKIYSDTGEILRIVNNDLCRDNEKSMFVTLFIGIIDTSTGLCSYSNGGHNPPYIVYNSGEIKQLKLSEGIPLGIMEQSEYANDKFIFSSGDTIFLYTDGVTEAMDTESQIFDESRLEDVLKENRGNASRTIVENVVSTLGKFTAGAEQSDDITILCLKWKS from the coding sequence ATGGAATCAGATTTATTACCAAATGACAATAATCAGACAGATGACCTTGATGATTTATTCGCTGAGGACACTGAGGGGCAATCCGCTGCGGCAGGAAGTGAAGATAAGTGGAAAGTCATCATAGTTGACGATGAGCCCGGCGTACACGACGCCACTATTCTGAGCTTAATGGATATAGTTTTTGATAATAAAAAAATTAATTTTCTACAGGCATATTCCGGCACAGAGGCAAAAACGCTCATCGAAAATAACCCGGACAGTTGCATTATGCTGCTGGATGTCGTTATGGAGACGGATGACGCCGGCCTTCAGGTTGTAAAACATATTCGCAATGTACTAAAGAATAACCTCCTTCGCATAATTCTGAGAACCGGACAGCCCGGACAGGCCCCCGAGGAGGAGGTCATCATGCAATACGAAATCAACGACTATAAGTCAAAGAGCGAGCTCACCAAACAGAAACTATTTACGACACTTATCTCAGCCTTGCGGGACTATAGAAATCTCGTTACAATTGACGGTGCTAAAAGGGGGCTTGAGCAAATTATAGCGGCTTTCCCGACCCTTTTTGAAGTCCAGTCTATGGATGACTTTATCTCCGGCATCCTGACTCAGTTGTCTTCTCTGTTAAGACTCGAGGAAAACTCAATGTTTCTCGATTCTTCCTTTATTGCCTACAACAGCTCAAAGACCATCACTATAGTCAAGGGAACAGGCATCTTCAGGGATGACAGCGGCAAGCCTGCAAAAGATGTGCTGGCAGCCGGTGAGTTTGAAATGCTCCTTCGTGCCGAGACACAACAGAAAAACATATTTGCCAAAAACACTTGTGTGGTTTATTTTAGAAATAAAACCAACCTCTACAATATGATCTATATAAACAGCCACAGGGAACTCAACGAAATAGACAAAAACATGGTGGAAATATTCTGCAACAACATCTCTATGGCTTTTGAAAATATAGAAAAGCAGAAAATCCGTGAATCTATGAAACTGGCCAGAGATATTCAATTGGGTATGCTGCCTGTAAACTTCTCCGACATCATGGAACATGGAATTGACCTGTATGCTTCTATGCAGCCTGCAAGAGAAGTTGGGGGCGACCTCTATGATTTCTTTTTTATAAATGACACAAAATTGTGCTTTATCATTGGGGATGTAACCGACAAAGGGGTACCGGCAGCGTTTTTTATGGCTGTCACAAAGACACTGCTTCGGGCTGTTGCTAAAATCTACTCCGATACCGGTGAAATTCTCCGTATTGTCAACAATGACTTGTGCAGAGACAACGAGAAGTCTATGTTTGTAACTCTCTTTATCGGGATTATAGATACCTCAACCGGTTTATGCTCATACAGCAACGGCGGCCACAACCCTCCGTATATTGTTTACAACTCAGGAGAGATAAAGCAGCTTAAGTTAAGCGAAGGCATCCCACTTGGCATTATGGAACAATCGGAATACGCAAATGATAAGTTTATCTTTTCCAGTGGTGATACTATCTTTCTCTACACTGACGGCGTAACGGAGGCCATGGATACCGAGAGTCAGATTTTTGATGAGAGCAGACTTGAAGATGTGCTGAAGGAAAACCGCGGCAACGCATCAAGAACTATTGTGGAAAATGTTGTAAGCACTCTTGGCAAGTTTACAGCCGGCGCAGAACAGTCCGATGATATAACGATATTATGCCTGAAATGGAAGAGTTAG